The DNA window CGCCTACGTTCGCACGGCCCAGCAGGCGACCGAGATGGCGGCCGCCGGCAGTCGGCTCGTTTGCGTCAATTTCGGCTGGACGGCCGGCGGTTTTGCCGGAGAGCCGGCGAAGCAGGACACGGCCGGCGCGGCCGCCGAGGCGAAGGCGGTGTTCCGGCAGGTCCGAAAGCTCAATCCCAAGACGCTGTGTTTTGTTGAAGGGGGGCCGATCGTCACGCCACAGGCGGCGGCGGAGGTTTGCCAGGCCAGCAACGCCGACGGCTATATCGCCAGCTCCACGCTCGATCGCATTCCGCTGGAAACGGCGGTCTTCGATGCCGCCGTGGCATTCAAGGCGGTCGCCGGCCTGACGCGCAAGGTCGAGGCGCTGAAAAACGAGATGCTGGGCGATGGCCGCCGGTTCGGCCTGTTCGGGCGATCGGCGGCGATGACCCAACTGGTGCGCATGATCGAACGCCTCGCCGACAGCGATCTGACGGTGATGATCCAAGGGGCCAGCGGCACCGGCAAGGAACTGGTGGCGCAGGCGCTTCACCGGGGCAGTCGTCGGCGCGACTGCCCGTTCGTCGCCGTCAACTGCGCCGCCATCCCCCGCGATCTCATGGAAAGCGAGTTGTTCGGGTTCGAGCGCGGCGCCTTTACCGGCGCCAACCGGTCGCGCATCGGACGCTTCGAGGAAGCCAATGACGGAACGTTGTTCCTCGATGAGATCGGCGATCTCGATCTGTCGCTGCAGGGCAAGCTGTTGCGCGTTCTCGAAAGCGGCGTCATCGAACGGCTCGGCAGCAACCAGCCGCATCGCCTGAACGTCCGGGTGCTGTGCGCCACGCATCGCGACCTCAGGGCCATGAGCGCCGACGGTCGCTTCCGCGAGGATCTGTTCTTTCGCCTGAGCCAGCTGGACGTCCGCGTTCCCGCCCTCGCCGAGCGGATCGATGACATTCCGCTGTTGGCCCAGAAATTCCTGTCGGACTTCGCCTCTCGCCATGACGCAAATCCCAAGGTCATCGACAACATCGCCTATCAGTTGCTGATCGGTCATTCCTGGCCCGGCAATGTCCGCGAGCTGCGCAATGTGGTGCAACAGGCGGCGATCCTTACGGACGGCGAAGTAATCGGCGCCTCCGACCTGGTGCCTTTGCTCGGCAAAAAGGCCGATGGTCTCGTGGTGGCCCGGCTTCATGCCCCGGCGTTCGCCAACGAGGGGCTGGGAAAGGACAAATCCTCCCCCGTCACTGCCGAAAACGAGCGGGACTGGATCCTGGAAGCGCTCCGCCGCAATCGCTTCCGGCGTGGCGCCGCGGCGCAAGATCTCGGCCTGTCGCGCAAGACCCTTTACAACAAGATCCGCCAATACGGGATCGAGTGAGCGATTTCAGCCGGTGGGCTTCTTCGCCTCGCGCCCGCTGACCGCCCACTCGACGGCGCCGTCGCTGGCGGCGATCAGTGGGGCCAGGATGGGGCCATAGTCCGGATGGCGGAACGCCAGAACGGTGGCGCCCGGCGCGGTTTGGCGGATGGTCCGGACCACGTCCTCTGCCATAGCGGCGGCGTCGCTCCTGTTCGACGAAGCACCGTCGATCACGGCCGGATAGACGAGCATCTGACGGATGCCCGTCGCCGCCGCCAGGCGAGCCTGCTCGGCCGTCACCACCACGGCCATGACGTTCAGGCCCTGCTCGGCCGCCTGCGCCAGGGTTGCCAACTCCGCCGCATAGCCGGCGCCGGCATGGCTCAGGGCCTGGGCGATGCCGTGGGTGATCCCGGCCACCGTCGGAAGGTTGATCACCGCGCGGACGCCCGCCTCCCGAAGCAGGCCGATGAGCATCGGGGCCGGTCGAAATGGGTCGGCGGCAAGGATGCCGGCATAGACCTCGTCGTCATCGCCGAGCGAGCCGGCCGCCGCCAGCATGGCGCCATTGGCATCGCCGATCGGCAGGCAGCCGACCAGGTCGGCCTCTTCGGCGCTGAGGCCGGCGAAGTGAGGGCAGACGATCTGAAATCCGCTGGAACGCCGGGTGACCCGATCGACGATTTCCCCGCTTTTCAACATGCCTCTCCCTCATGGTTTCCGGTTTGCCAGCGCTCGGTCGGCTCGTGGCGCGCGCATTAACGAATGGGTAAAAACGGGTACATTTGAGTAGCTTTCTCCTCTTTACCCATCGGCCGTGGCTGAAACGCCTGATTTTTGCTGGTTTGCCTCATGGCACGGCACTTGCGTTCTTTTTAATCAGGGCGGTGAGGAAAGTCCGCCTCTTTTCGGGAGGAAATCTAGATGCCATCGTCATCCGATGCTGGCCCGGGCGTAGCTTACGTCGCGGGGACCTTTGACACCAAGGGGCCGGAGCTC is part of the Pleomorphomonas sp. PLEO genome and encodes:
- a CDS encoding phosphoenolpyruvate hydrolase family protein, yielding MVKRSSDVGVAREEVIASLPKRLAQERPLIGSSGRFAMGAAIGAGLVARSAVRGGADFILALSAGRVRVMGAPSVISMLPIHESNAFVADFARAEILGRVDVPVLFGASTIDPRTDIPALVRQVASWGFDGVINFPSVILLDDEARARMARAGLGWQREIELISAAKDAGLIAAAYVRTAQQATEMAAAGSRLVCVNFGWTAGGFAGEPAKQDTAGAAAEAKAVFRQVRKLNPKTLCFVEGGPIVTPQAAAEVCQASNADGYIASSTLDRIPLETAVFDAAVAFKAVAGLTRKVEALKNEMLGDGRRFGLFGRSAAMTQLVRMIERLADSDLTVMIQGASGTGKELVAQALHRGSRRRDCPFVAVNCAAIPRDLMESELFGFERGAFTGANRSRIGRFEEANDGTLFLDEIGDLDLSLQGKLLRVLESGVIERLGSNQPHRLNVRVLCATHRDLRAMSADGRFREDLFFRLSQLDVRVPALAERIDDIPLLAQKFLSDFASRHDANPKVIDNIAYQLLIGHSWPGNVRELRNVVQQAAILTDGEVIGASDLVPLLGKKADGLVVARLHAPAFANEGLGKDKSSPVTAENERDWILEALRRNRFRRGAAAQDLGLSRKTLYNKIRQYGIE
- a CDS encoding phosphoenolpyruvate hydrolase family protein, yielding MLKSGEIVDRVTRRSSGFQIVCPHFAGLSAEEADLVGCLPIGDANGAMLAAAGSLGDDDEVYAGILAADPFRPAPMLIGLLREAGVRAVINLPTVAGITHGIAQALSHAGAGYAAELATLAQAAEQGLNVMAVVVTAEQARLAAATGIRQMLVYPAVIDGASSNRSDAAAMAEDVVRTIRQTAPGATVLAFRHPDYGPILAPLIAASDGAVEWAVSGREAKKPTG